Proteins encoded together in one Deferribacterota bacterium window:
- a CDS encoding multiheme c-type cytochrome produces MKRISYLLLSSLILVAFFFTSNTYASISKETQTCLSCHSTVTPGIVADWKKSRHSTISPEEATKKPPLKRRVSSKDIPDHVKGNVVGCYECHALNPDTHKDTFNHNGFKIHVVVTPKDCATCHSQEVLEYSKNIMSNAHNNLLKNPVYHNLVDTSDGVQVFDGNDTIYKPADEETIADSCAYCHGTKVEVKGLKKIKTDFGEMEFPILSGWPNQGVGRINPDGSKGSCTSCHTRHQFSIAMARKPATCSECHKGPDVPAYKVYMVSKHGNIYSSMSDKWNFDKVPWVLGEDFSAPTCATCHASLVVDKNGKVIANRTHQMNDRLPWRIFGLPYAHPHPISPDTTIIKNKDGLPLPTELTGEYVSQYLIDSKEMDIRRNNMKNVCKACHSTNWVDNQYARFENTIKTTNEMTLAATKILLKAWDLGVALGLAKGDSIFNEAIEKMWVEQWLFFANSTRFSSAMIGADYGAFANGRWYMSKNIQQMKDWLEFKLKENKE; encoded by the coding sequence ATGAAAAGAATATCTTATTTACTTTTATCTTCATTAATATTAGTAGCATTCTTTTTTACATCTAATACATACGCATCCATTAGTAAAGAAACACAAACCTGTTTAAGTTGCCATAGTACTGTTACTCCAGGCATTGTAGCTGACTGGAAGAAAAGTAGACATTCAACTATTTCCCCAGAAGAGGCAACAAAGAAACCACCTCTTAAAAGAAGGGTTTCAAGTAAAGATATTCCTGATCATGTTAAAGGCAATGTAGTAGGCTGTTATGAATGCCATGCATTAAATCCTGATACACACAAAGATACTTTCAATCACAATGGCTTCAAGATTCACGTAGTTGTAACTCCAAAAGATTGCGCCACATGCCACTCTCAAGAAGTATTAGAATATAGTAAAAACATTATGTCTAATGCTCATAACAACCTATTAAAAAATCCTGTATATCATAATCTTGTGGACACTTCAGATGGCGTACAAGTTTTTGATGGCAATGATACTATATACAAGCCTGCTGACGAAGAGACTATAGCAGATTCTTGCGCATATTGTCATGGAACTAAGGTAGAAGTAAAAGGATTAAAGAAAATAAAAACAGATTTTGGTGAAATGGAATTTCCAATTCTATCAGGATGGCCAAACCAAGGTGTGGGTAGAATTAATCCTGATGGATCAAAGGGTTCCTGCACATCTTGCCATACACGCCATCAATTTTCTATTGCAATGGCTAGAAAGCCAGCTACTTGTTCTGAATGCCATAAAGGACCTGATGTGCCAGCATATAAGGTTTATATGGTAAGTAAGCATGGAAATATTTATAGCTCAATGAGTGATAAATGGAATTTTGATAAAGTCCCATGGGTATTAGGTGAAGACTTTTCAGCTCCAACATGTGCCACATGCCATGCTAGTTTAGTTGTAGATAAAAATGGAAAAGTAATAGCTAATAGAACACATCAAATGAATGATAGACTTCCTTGGAGAATATTTGGACTTCCCTACGCCCATCCTCATCCTATATCCCCTGATACCACTATAATTAAAAATAAAGATGGATTGCCCCTTCCCACAGAGCTTACAGGTGAATATGTATCACAATATCTCATAGATTCTAAAGAAATGGATATTCGCAGAAATAATATGAAAAACGTATGCAAAGCTTGTCATAGCACTAATTGGGTAGATAATCAATATGCAAGATTTGAAAACACAATAAAAACAACAAATGAAATGACCTTGGCAGCAACAAAAATTCTTTTAAAGGCATGGGATTTAGGGGTTGCTCTTGGCCTAGCAAAAGGAGATAGTATCTTTAATGAAGCTATAGAAAAAATGTGGGTAGAACAATGGTTATTTTTCGCAAATTCCACTCGATTTAGTTCAGCTATGATAGGTGCAGATTATGGAGCTTTCGCAAATGGCCGCTGGTATATGAGTAAAAATATACAACAAATGAAGGACTGGC